The Neptunomonas concharum genomic interval TAGGAGCTGCATAAAGTGCGCCTATCAGCAGCACAAAAATAATCAGTAGATTTTTCCACAGAGGGTAACGGTTGAGCATGGTGCCCGGTCCTTTAAACAAACGAAAACGCCACTGGTGAGTGGCGTTTTAAACAAACATTCAGATTAAATGCTTTTCAGAGTACCTTTAGGAAGCACAGCAGAGACATGCGCTTTCTGGAAAGTCAGCTCTGTGCCTTCACTCACTTCAAGTACTACATAATCATCATTCAACTTAACGACTTTACCTAAGATACCACCTGCAGTTAATACCTCGTCTCCTTTCGACAGGCTTGCAAGCAACTCCTTATGCTCTTTGGCGCGTTTTGCTTGAGGGCGCCACATAAAGAAATAGAAGATCAGGCCAAAGCCCACCAAAAAGACAACGTTCAACACTCCTGGGTTCATCTCTCCTGCAGCGCCTGCTGCCTCAGCGTAAGCTGGTGAAATAAAGAAGCTCATTGCTACTCCTAACTCTATGAAAGAAAAAATTAATTATCAGCAAGCGGCGGAACATCCATCCCACGCTTACGGTAAAATTCGGTTACAAAGTCGTCCAATTTACCCTGTTCAATCGCCTCACGCAAACCCGCCATCAAGCGCTGATAATAGCGAAGATTGTGGATAGTATTCAGCTGAGACCCTAGAATTTCTTTACACTTATCTAAATGATGCAAGTAAGCGCGGCTGAAGTTCTGACAGGTATAACAGTCACAGGTTTCATCCAGAGGACGTGTATCTGTTTTATTGGAGGCATTTCTTAGTTTTACAACCCCTGTATCGGTAAACAAATGTCCATTGCGTGCATTTCGGGTTGGCATAACGCAATCAAACATATCGACACCCCTGCGCACGCCTTCAACCAAGTCTTCTGGTTTACCGACCCCCATCAAATAACGCGGCTTATCCTCTGGCATCCGATGAGCTAAATGGTCCAACACCTTGACCATCTCATCTTTTGGCTCACCAACGGATAAACCGCCGATCGCATAACCATCAAAACCGATCTCAGTTAAACCTTCCAGTGACTCATCCCGTAGATGTTCGTACATGCCACCCTGAACAATCCCAAAGAGCGCCGACGGGCTATCACCATGAGCCTCTTTGGAGCGCTTTGCCCAACGCAGTGATAAACGCATGGAGGTTGCTGCCTCCGTTTCCGTCGCGGGGTAAGGAGTACACTCGTCAAAAATCATCACGATATCAGAGCCCAACTCACGCTGAACTTCCATGGAACGCTCAGGATCGATGAATACTTTTGAGCCATTGACCGGTGATTGAAAAGTCACACCCTGCTCAGTAATTTTGCGCATCTTACCCAAGCTGAACACCTGAAAGCCGCCAGAGTCGGTAAGGATCGGCCCCTGCCATTGCATAAAGTCATGGAGATCACCATGCAAACGTACAATCTCTGTACCTGGGCGCAACATTAAATGAAAGGTATTACCTAAAATAATCTGCGCACCAATCGCTTCGATATCTTTAGGCAGCATCCCTTTCACCGTACCGTACGTACCTACCGGCA includes:
- the yajC gene encoding preprotein translocase subunit YajC; translated protein: MSFFISPAYAEAAGAAGEMNPGVLNVVFLVGFGLIFYFFMWRPQAKRAKEHKELLASLSKGDEVLTAGGILGKVVKLNDDYVVLEVSEGTELTFQKAHVSAVLPKGTLKSI
- the tgt gene encoding tRNA guanosine(34) transglycosylase Tgt, which translates into the protein MKFEKIATQGKARRGRLTFPRGVVETPAFMPVGTYGTVKGMLPKDIEAIGAQIILGNTFHLMLRPGTEIVRLHGDLHDFMQWQGPILTDSGGFQVFSLGKMRKITEQGVTFQSPVNGSKVFIDPERSMEVQRELGSDIVMIFDECTPYPATETEAATSMRLSLRWAKRSKEAHGDSPSALFGIVQGGMYEHLRDESLEGLTEIGFDGYAIGGLSVGEPKDEMVKVLDHLAHRMPEDKPRYLMGVGKPEDLVEGVRRGVDMFDCVMPTRNARNGHLFTDTGVVKLRNASNKTDTRPLDETCDCYTCQNFSRAYLHHLDKCKEILGSQLNTIHNLRYYQRLMAGLREAIEQGKLDDFVTEFYRKRGMDVPPLADN